Genomic window (Arcobacter aquimarinus):
TTCTCACCATTCGCACCACTTTTAAACAATCCCTATTTTATGATGTTTCTAAATGAATATAGTTTTTTCATATAAATTCATATAGTAAAAATATTCTAATCTTAAAATTATGGTAAAAAATGCTTTATATTTATGAATAAAATCAGAAAGAAACTAATTTTATTCATTTAAATCAATACTTATTTTATAGTCTTATATTCATTTTTAAATAAGAAATCATATCTTTATTCAATAAAGACAAACCGTTTCTTTCAACTTTATCATTTTGTACAAATCTGTTTAATCTATTTAAATAATCTTCTATTTTTAACTCTAATTTTTTATCGTTTACAAGTAAAATAATTTTTGCACAACTTCTTTTTATTTCTTTTATTTGAATGTTAAAATCTTCACTATCAAGTAATAATATATCTTCTATTAATTTTGAAAATAACTCTAATTTTGTTGTTCTTGCCCATTTATTTTGTTCGATTTTCGTATTTATTTTTGTTGAAACAAAAGTATCAACTAACTTTGTAGCAACTGCTCCAACAAATGCACTTTTTGCAACTGAACTTAAAAGTGTTACATTTAGCATAAAAATCCTTATTTATTTTTTTAAATTATAAAGATAAAATACTTAATTTAGATTTAAACTGATAATTAAAATCAATATTCTTTAAGAGTTTTAATGATAATATTTCTCTTTACAAAAAGGAAGTTTATGAAAAAATCATCTTTATACGAAAAAAATATAAAAATTCACAGGAATTTATGGAAAGTATATCTTTTTTTAATCTTCTTTAGTATCGTAATCATTTCAATAAAAGGTTTTAATTAATGGAAAATAATCAAGAAGTTGCGTTTAATATTTTTCTAAAAAATTTCAAAAAAAATGTTTCAAAAATAGGTTTAAAAAACTCTATACAAAAAGATTATATTTTAAAAGTATTATATTTTTCAAAAGAACATTTAACAGCAGAAGAGATATCAAACAAAATAAGAGAAAATTATAATGTGTCAATAGGAATAGCTACAGTTTATAGAGCTATGAAATTTCTGCATGATATGAAACTTGTAAATATGTTAGATGTTGGGGGAAGTTCTATTCGATATGAATTAAGTTTGGCAGAACATCATGACCATCTAATTTGCAATAATTGCGGTGCTATTTTTGAATTTACAGATGAAATAATAGAAGAACAACAAGAAAAAGTGGCTAAAAAGAACAACTTCATTCTTAAAGAACATGTTATGACTATTTATGGACTTTGTGAAAAATGTCAATAATTTTGTGATAATAATTATTAATTTTTAATAAGTTTAAATTAATTTTCAATTAGAAAAAATGTTCATAGTGAAAGGATAGATTTTGATAAGTACAGAAGATATTATAAAAATTGCTAGTTTTTTTTCTATTATTGCTCATACACCTGGAAGATTAAGAGTTAGAGTAAATCCCAAAATCAAAGATTCAGGTGGAAATATAACAATAGCAGATATAGAAAATTTGCCAAATAAAATAGAAGGAATAATTAGTATTAAAATAAATAAAATTATTGCTTCTGTTACAATTATGTATGACCCTAAAATATTTAGTCCAAAACTTTGGGAAGATTTAATAAAAAATCAAAATATTGAAGAGTTAACACAACTAATAAATAAACTTGCAAAGGAGGTTATTTAGTTGGAAACAAATATAGATGAAGCACTATTAATGAGTGCAAGAGTAGATGAAAATAGCCAAATTCCTATAATTTCGCAGATTTTAAGAATTGCTGTTTATGATGAGTTTAAAGCCTATGAAACCTACACAAAAATAATTGAAAAATTTGGATTAGTTCAACCTTTTGTAAATATAAAAGAGGCTGAAGCTGTCCATTATGCTGCACTTATTCAACTAATGCAAAAATATAATGTTGAAGTTCCTATAAATAACTGGGCTTCTAAAATAGAAGTACCAAACACACTTATTGAGTGTTGTGAAATGGGAGTTGCAGGAGAGATTAATAATATTGCTATGTATAACAATTTATTAAGTTATGCTAATGAAGCTGATATAAAAGATGTTTTATTTAAACTTCAAGCTGCATCTTTTAATAATCACCTTCCTGCTTTTAGAAATTGTGTAATAGCTCATTATAATAATGGTGCAACAAATAATAACGTAACTCAAGAAAATATCATGGAAAAACTAGGTGAATATCAAGTTATTTTAGATGATATTATGAGTGGAAATATAGATGAAAACTCTATATCGAAAATCTTTTCAAAACTAAATCTTTCGATGGTTAGCGGTGCTGTTTTAGGTGGTGCAATAATTGCTTTATTGAACACTTATAATGCAAAACAAGAGAATGAATCAAAGGAGTAGAAAATGGCTTTACCATTTATTTTAGGAGTAGCAGTTGGTGCAGGTGCTGTAATAGCATATAAAAACAAAGAGTTACTAAAACAAAAGAGTTCAAAACTATTTGATAAGTCAAAAGATTTTGCAAATCAAACTATAAAAAAAACAAAAGATAATTTAGAAGAAAAATGTGAAGCAGAAAAAAAGGAAAATGAATGAAAGAGATAGTTATTGATACAGGAGCACCAAGAAATGTTTTGGGTCACGTTATAAGTGGTGCAATTGCAAGTGCTGTAATAAGTGGAGCAATTAATTACAAAAAAGCTCAAAGTAGACAAATCACAAAAAAAGATGCCATTAAAGATACAATAAAAAGAACTTCACAAGGTGCAATTGCAACAGGAAGTGCAATTGCAACGGCTAATTATTTAGGTCAAAAAGGTGGATTATTTAAAGCTCTAACAGCTGCAAGTATTGGAATGATGGGAATATATGCCATTGAAGTAATTGAAGAGAAACTTGATCAAAAATATTTAACAAATGAAAATTGTCATTTAGAGGAGAATATAGATGAATAATCAAAATCTACAACAAAATATACAAACAAATCAATATGATATGAATATTGAGAATAGCAGAGCAAAAACTCTTCAAACAAGTGCTAATATCAATCAAAATCCATATATCAATCAAAATATAAATCCTTTACAAACTCCTATGCAAACACCTGCTCCTGTTCAAAATGGTTTTTTTAATGGTGATTTTGTAAAAGGTGCATTAATTGGTGCAGCTGTAACTTATCTTTTAACAAATAAAAATGCTCAAGAGGGTATTTTTAAAGCTTTTGGAAAAGGAAGTGAACTTTTTAGCGCTGGAATTGAAGAGTTAAAAGAGAGATATGAAGATGCTAAAGCTCAAATGCAAAGCCATCATCAAGAATAAAAAATGAAAAATAGATTTATAAAAGTACATGAAACTCCTTTACGATTAAGGTATAAATATCTTTTATTAAAAGAGAAATTCATAGATGAAAATATTTTACAAAACTATCTTGAAAAAATAAAAGATGTTAAAAGTGTACGAATAAATAAAAAAGCTTATAGTATTGTTTTTGAAATAACAAATGATATTAGCCATGAAATTGAAGAGATTTTATCAAATCTTACAATAGAAGAGTTATTAAAATCTTGTCAAGAAGAGGAAGCTGCTGTTTGTGTTTCATGTGTTGGAAATGAAGAGCCTTCAATTGGTGGAATGATAAGAGCTAGTAGTGGATTAATTGCTGAAAGATTTGTTCAAAATGATTTATTAAAAGCTGGAATCACAACTGCTGCTTCAACTCCACTTTTAATAGAAGGAACTAAAGAGCTTTTTAAAGAAGGTCTTACTTCAAAAGTTTTAGAGAGTGCTGCTGTTGCTATTTCTATTTATAGAAAAGATTATTTAGCTGCAAACTCAACAAATGCAATGCTTGAACTTGGGGAATATATAGAAGAGACAACTGTTCATAAAAGTGATGATTTATTAAAAGAGTTAGCAAAACCAAATGTTGAAGAGGCATGGATTGAAGTAAAAGTTGATGACAAAATAACTGAAGTTTTGGTAAAAAGTGTGGATATACAAGTTGGAGATATTGTAATTGTTGGAGCTGGAAATACTATTCCTATTGATGGGCATATTATAGATGGAAGTGGAAGTGTAAATCAAGTTTCAATGACTGGAGAAGCACAACCAGTAATCAAATATAGAGGTGATAGGGTTATTTCAGGAACAATTGTTGAAGAAGGAAGATTTAGAATTTGGGCTGAACATGTGGGAGCAAATACAGCAACTCAAAGAATAAAACACTACATAGAAAACTCTTTAAATGAAAAATCGTCTGTTCAATTAAAAGCAAATAAATTAGCAAACAAATTAGTTCCTGTGACTTTAGGACTAGCTGGAGTTTCATATATATTTGCAAAAGATTTTGAAAGGGTTGCTTCAATATTACAAGCTGATTACTCATGTGCTTTAAAACTTGCAACTCCTGTTGCTTTTAAATCAACTATTTCAAAAGCTGGTCACAATGGAATTATGATAAAAGGTGCAAAATCTATCGAAGCTTTAAATAATGCTGATACTTTTGTATTTGATAAAACAGGAACTTTAACAGCTGGTGAACTAGAAGTTGTAAATGTAGAGTCTTATGATGAAAACTGGAGTGAAGATGAACTTTTAAATCTTACTGCTTCAACAGAAGAGCACTATTTTCATCCAGTTGCAGAAGCTGTTGTAAAAGCTGCTGTTCAAAGAGGTTTTGTTCATATGCACCATGAAGAAGTTGAATTTATTGTTGCCCATGGAGTAAAAACTGAAGTTGAAGGTAAAAGTGTAGTTATTGGAAGCAGACATTTTTTAGAAGATGATGAAAAAATAGATTTTACTCCTTTTAAAGATAAAATTGATGATGCCATAAAAAAAGGTAAAACTCTACTTTATGTGGGATATGATAAAAAACTTTTAGGAACAATTGAGTTAGCTGATGAATTAAGACATAACTCAAAAGAGGCTATTTTAAAATTAAAAAAATTAGGTGTTAAAAATATCATTATGTTAACAGGTGATACAAAACAAAAAGCACAAATGATAGCTTCAGAATTAGGAATAACAGATGTAAGAGCAGAACTTTTACCTCAAGATAAAGCAAAAATTGTAAAAGAGCTTATGAAAGAAGGTAAAAAAGTGGCTTTCGTAGGAGATGGAATAAATGATGCTCCTGCACTAATCTCTGCACACGTTGGAATCTCTATGAGTAGAGGTGCTGATATAGCAAAAGCAACTGCTGATATAAGTCTTTTAAAAGATGATATTATGGCTGTTGTTGAAGCAAAAGAGTATGCTTTAAAAACAATGAATTTAATAAATAATAATTTTAATGCAACGGTTGGTATAAACTCTTGTATTTTAGCAGGTGCAACATTTGGTCTATTTTCACCAATAACAACTGCTGTTTTACATAATGGAACAACTATTGGTTTATTATTAAATTCTATAAAGGGTGTAAAGCTTAAGAGATAACTATGATAATAGTTATCAGTTTTATTTAAGATTAACTAGATAAAATTCTGATAATTATTATCAAAAGGATTTCTTATGCCAATTTTATTACCATTAGCTACTGCTTTAACAGCAATTTTGACAGTTAAAACTGTAAATAAAACAGTAAAAACAATGGAAAGAAGAAAAAAAAGGAAACAAAGGTATGAAATTTGATTCAGAGCTTCAAAAAGAAGCTGCAAAAATAGGAATGACAGCAACTCTTGGTGCAACTGTTGTTACCTCAATGTTTATGAAAAATTCTGTTGCAAAAAAAGTCCACGTGGTTGCAGGTGTTGCCTTTTGTGGTTTTGCACTTTGGCATCACATGCTTTATCAACCAAAAAAATCAAAACAACTTAAACAATAGTTAAGATTCTTTATATTATGATAACGATTATCATTAATATAAAGGACTTAAGATGTCTAATAATCATCTTTTAAATAAAAACCTAAATCAGCAAATAGTTGCAAATATCTTTTCATCACTAGTAAATAGTGAAAAATGGAATATGTTATTAGAGATGTTTAGATTAAAAATCTTAGATATAAATGCAAAAGACTTCAATGGTAAAAATGCTTTATATTGGGCAATCACAAAAAATAAACTTGAAATTATAAAAGAGTTAATAGCATTAGGAATTAAAACTGAAGTTTCTCCTAATTTTTCTGCTATGAATTATGCTGTTTATTTGGATAATACAAAAGTATTAAAATGTCTAAAAAATTGTGGTTTAAACATAAATGAAATTGATGATATTAACTCTACTCCACTAATTTATGCCTTACTATATAACAAACAAAATAGTATAAAATATCTTATTGAAAATGGTGCTGATTTAGAGCATGAAGATTTTTTAGGTAATAGTGCTAAAAATTTAGCTCATTTTTTAAAAAATGATTATTTGATAAAAAAATTCCAGTAAATTTACTGGAATTTTTATTCATATCTTAAAGCATCAATAGGGTTTAATCTTGCAGCTTTTCTAGCTGGAAAATATCCAAAAAAGACACCAATTAGTGTAGAAAAAACAAATGATATTAAGATAATTTGACTATTTAAAATAAATGGTAAATCCATTATATTTACAGTTATATACCCTATTCCTAAACCCAAAAATATTCCTATTATTCCTCCAAGTGTGGCTAAAACTATAGATTCAACTAGAAACTGTAGTAACACTTCATTTTCCATAGCTCCAATAGCAAGTCTTGTTCCTATTTCTCTAGTTCGCTCTGTTACTGAAACCAACATAATATTCATTATTCCAATTCCTCCCACAAGTAAAGAAATTCCAGCAATCGAACCTAAAAGATAAGTTAGCATTTTAGTAGTTGAAGTCATAGTTGATAATAAATCTTGCATATCTCTTATATGAAAATTATCCGGCTCTTCTAGTTTTACAGCTCTTCTTTCTTGCATCAAAGAAGTTATTTCAAGCTTTGCATTTTCGATATATTTTCCATCTGTAATAGAGATTAAAATAGAAGAGATATCTTTATCTCCTTTTATTTTTTGTTGAAACATTTTAAGTGGAACAATTACTATTTCATCTTGATCATTTCCAAAAGCTGCTGCTCCTTTTGATTTTAAAACTCCAATCACATTACAACTTATATTTTTAAGTCTTATATTTACTCCAATTGGATTTTCATCACCAAAAAGTTGTTTTACAATAGTCGTTCCAATAATACAAGATGATTTTCCACTATTTTCTTCATGTTCATCAAAAACTCTTCCTTGTGTTACTTCCCAATCTTTAATTATAAAATAATCATTACTAGTTCCAATAACTGAAGCTGTATTACTTTTATTTCCATAAACAACATTCATTCTACTTGAGTTTTCAGCAGCAACTGCTTTTATATTTTGAAGTTCATTTTTTATAGCACTTATATCACCCTCTGTAAAAGGTTTTGCACTATTATCTTCTCTAGGAGGTCCTCGTCTTTCTTGTCCAACTCTAAGTGTTAGCATATTTGTTCCAAGTTTAGAGATACTTTGTTGTACATTTGCCGTTGTTCCATCACCAATCATAACCATAGCAATAACTGATGCCACTCCTATTACAATTCCAAGAATTGTAAGAAAAGACCTCAACAAATTTCTTTTTATCTCTTTTATAGCAATTAAAAAGGCATTACTTAGCATTATTTATATCCTTTTTTCAAACTATCTTCTATATGTCCATCTCTAAAATATATAACCCTTGAAGCAAAGGCTGCCATTTCTTCTTCATGAGTTACCATAATTATAGTTATATTTTCATCTTCATTTAGTTTTTTAAGTAAATTCATAATCTCCATACTTTTAATACTATCAAGATTTCCCGTTGGTTCATCTGCTAGTAATACCAAAGGATTTGAAACAATTGCTCTTGCAATTGCAACTCTTTGTTGTTGTCCACCTGAAAGTTGTGCAGGAGTATTATAAATCACACTTTGAAGCCCTACTTTAGTAAGTGCTTCAATTGCCATCTCTTTTCTTTGTTTTGAAGGAATTTTTCTATAAACAAGTGGTAGTTCTACATTTTCTAAAGCACTTGTTCTTCCTAAAAGATTAAAACTTTGAAAAACAAATCCTAAAAAATTTCTTCGCAAAAGTGCCATTTGATTTCTATTTAAATTTTCAACATTAATTCCATTAAATAAATATTCGCCACTACTTGGTTTATCCAAGCATCCAATCATATTCATAGCTGTTGATTTTCCACTTCCACTAGCTCCCATAATAGCTACAAACTCACCCTCTTTTATGGATAAATCAACTCCATTTAAAGCGTAAGTTTTTGCATCTCCTGTTCCATAAGTTTTAACTATATTTTTGAATTCAATAATAGTTTTGCTATTTTGCATTATCGCTCTTTTGTGACATTATTACTTCATCATCAACTTTTAAATCTTTTGATTCAACTGTTGTTGATTTTCCATCTGTTTCTAAAACTTTTACCATTACATGTTTTGGTTGATTATTGTCTAAAATAAATATAGGTGAAAACTCTCTTTTACCCATTTCTTTAGGTGTTCGTTCACCCATTGGTCTTCTTGGACCTTGAACTAAATTTATAGTATTTGCTTTTTGTTCAGTTTGAACTTTTGGTTTAAATCTTAATGCACTATTTGGAATAATCAATTTATCAATACTTTGTTTAGTTATAATTTGTGCAGTTGCTGTCATCCCTGGTCTTAAAAGCAACTCTTCATTAGAAACACCAACTACTGTTTCATAAGTTACCACTCCATTTACAGTTATTGGATTAAGTCTAACTTGTTTGATTTTTCCTTTAAATGTTCTATTAGGATAAGCATCAACACTAAAAGTAACATCTAAATCTTTTTTAATATCAGCAACATCAGATTCATCAATACTAACTATTAAGTCCATTTGTGTTAAATCTTTTGCTAAAGTGAAAAGTTTTGGTGCATTCATAGATGCAGCAAGTGTTTGTCCAACTTCAACAGCTCTATTTAAAACTATTCCATTTATTGATGACCTAACATAGGCTTTATCAAGATTTTGTTTTGCTGTATTTAAATTAAAAGATGATTGCTCTACTTTTGCTCTTGCAGCTTCTAGTGATGAAACTGCTGCTTCATATGCAAATCTTGTAGAATCAAGTTCATTTATAGATGGATATTTCCCACCTGAACTATTGTACATTTTTAAAGTTCTATCATAAACTGATTTTTTATTTCTTAGATTTACTTCACTCTCTTTTAAATTAGCATTTGCAATTGCTAATGCTGCTGTTTGTCCATCAACTTCTGATTGTAATTTTCTTGTATCTAATGTGGCTAAAAGTTGTCCTACTTTTACTTCATCATTAAAATCTACAAAAATCTCTTTTATAGTTCCTGATACTTCAACTCCTATTTCTACACTATTTGTAGGATTGATGGTTCCTGTAGCACTAACAACCACAGATAAATCTCCACGTGTTACTTTCTTTGTATTAAATGATACTACTTGCTCTTTTTTTGATTGATTATTTACAAAATAGTAATATCCTACACCTATTAAAAGTAATAGAATAAGAACTATAAAAAAATATTTTTTCTTTGAAGTTTTATTTGAATAATTTTCTAATTCATTCTTTAAATTTGTATCCATTAAATATTTGCCTTTGTTTTAAAATATATTTTTGTGTATTGAAGTTTTCTATTTATGTCATTTATTTGTAAATCATATTGATTAATTTTTTGAGTATTTTGTAAAATTTCCAAGTCATAATCAGCACTCATACCAGCAGCATTTGAGCTTTGATTTGCAGTAATTAAATCTTCATATAATTTTAAATTCTCAGATATAGTTTTTTCATACTCATCATAACTATTTATTTGAGTTAAAATCTGTTCATATTCATACTCTAATTCATTTTGCATATCTTTAACATTTACTTTTTGTTTTAAAACTTCAAGTTTTGATTTTTCAAGTTTTGAATCTTTTGTAATATCAAAAATAGGCATTGTCATATTTAAACTAACCGAACCTGTTTGTCTATCATCTTCATTTTGGTTATTTCTATAATTAGCATTTGTATTTAAAGTAACTTTTGGTAAATATGTACTTTTTAATTGTTTATAACTTGTATCAAGTAATTCAACTTTAGAGTTTTCATATCTGATATTTAAATTATCTTTTAAAAATTTCTCTTTATCTACAACTTCAAAATCAATTATCTCTATTTGATTTGATTTTAAACTTGTATATTTTGATAACTCATACTCTTTTTCTTTCAATGAGTTTTTCAAAGAGATATTCTCTTTTTGTTGATTATTTTTTGACATAATTGCGTTATTAAGTTCTATAATATCAACTCTTCCAGCTTCATATTGAATTCTTTTTAAAATAAGTTCTATATCCTTATTTTTTAATGAATAATCACTTTGTTCTATTTGAAGTTTTAATTTTTTGATTGCTAACAAAGTTTCATATATAGCTTGAATAAGTGCAATATTTTGATTTTCCCAAGCTATTAAATCTGATTTTAGTTGTTTTCTTGCGTATTCTATACTATATTCAATTCCACCTGATTCAAATATACTTTGAGAAAAACTAAGTCCTAAACTTCTTGTCATATCTCCTGTTGTATTATATGTAAAGTCGTGCTCTTTCCCTAAAGAAGAATTTAGATTTATTTTTCCAATCCATTCATCTTTTGATGCTTCATACTTTTTTTCTATTATTTCTTTATCAATTTTTCTTAACTCTTTTTTATCCTCTTGCAAAAGTTCTAACTCATTTGCAAACATTAAAGAACAAAGAATTGGCAAAATAACAATCTTTCTCAAAGATTCTCCTTTTTTTCAATTGTGCGAATTTTATACGATAATTTTTAATGATTTTTTAACAAAATGTTAATTTTATATTTCAATTAAGATAATTATTATCAATATTGTATTAGAATCCCACTTAATAAAAATAAAAAAGGAATTTATTATGAACGATATGGATATTGAAACTCTTAAGCATATGGTAGATTATGGAGTAATAGGACTTCTTATTTTTATGAGTTTTATAGCTGTTTGGTTTTTTATAGAAAGGGTAATTTTTTATAAAAGAATTAACATAAGAAATTATAAAAACAAAAAACAACTTGATGTTGCATTAACAAAACATCTAACAATCATAGGAACAATAGCTTCAAATTCACCATATATTGGATTGCTTGGAACGGTGTTGGCTATTATGCTTACTTTTATGACTATGGGAAGTGGAGATATTGATGCAGCAAAAATTATGAGTTCGTTAGCACTTGCTTTAAAAGCAACTGCAGTTGGTTTAGTAGTGGCAATTATTTCTATGGTATTTTATAATATTTTAGGAAGATACGCAGAAGTATTGGAGAGTCATTATGAAACTGAAGAAATATGATTCAATAAATGTAATTCCATTTATTGATGTATTACTTGTACTTTTAGCAATAGTTTTATTAACTTCTACTTTTATTACAAGAGGGATTATTCCTATTTCTTTACCTAATGCTTCAAATGCTGATCAATTAAAACCTGATAAAGAAATAATTTTAGTAATACAAGAAAATGGCGAATTACTATTTGAAGATAGAGTTGAAACTTTGGAAAATATAGAAAAATTGGTATTAGAATCATCTAAAGAGACACCAATTCATATAAATACAGATAAAAATACAAAGTTTGAATCTTTTGTAGAGGTTCTTGATATGTTAAAAAAGAATCATTACACTAATGTATCAATAGTGACAAAAAAATGAGTAAACAAACAAAACACAGATATTTCAATTCGTTTTTTATAACAACATTCATATATTTAGTTGCTTCTTTTTTCTTATTTTATGTTTTTGCAGACACTTTAATAGTAGAAGAAAAAAAACAAGATGAAGTTAAAACTATATCTTTACAACATGTGGCATTAATGGAAAAACCAACACCTGTACAAGAAGTAGAACCAGAACCGATTGTAGAGCCTGTAGTTGAAACACCTAAGCCTATTAAGAAAAAAGTTGAAAAACCAAAAAAACATCATAAAAA
Coding sequences:
- a CDS encoding Fur family transcriptional regulator — translated: MENNQEVAFNIFLKNFKKNVSKIGLKNSIQKDYILKVLYFSKEHLTAEEISNKIRENYNVSIGIATVYRAMKFLHDMKLVNMLDVGGSSIRYELSLAEHHDHLICNNCGAIFEFTDEIIEEQQEKVAKKNNFILKEHVMTIYGLCEKCQ
- a CDS encoding ferritin-like domain-containing protein, whose product is METNIDEALLMSARVDENSQIPIISQILRIAVYDEFKAYETYTKIIEKFGLVQPFVNIKEAEAVHYAALIQLMQKYNVEVPINNWASKIEVPNTLIECCEMGVAGEINNIAMYNNLLSYANEADIKDVLFKLQAASFNNHLPAFRNCVIAHYNNGATNNNVTQENIMEKLGEYQVILDDIMSGNIDENSISKIFSKLNLSMVSGAVLGGAIIALLNTYNAKQENESKE
- a CDS encoding YtxH domain-containing protein, translating into MNNQNLQQNIQTNQYDMNIENSRAKTLQTSANINQNPYINQNINPLQTPMQTPAPVQNGFFNGDFVKGALIGAAVTYLLTNKNAQEGIFKAFGKGSELFSAGIEELKERYEDAKAQMQSHHQE
- a CDS encoding heavy metal translocating P-type ATPase, with product MKNRFIKVHETPLRLRYKYLLLKEKFIDENILQNYLEKIKDVKSVRINKKAYSIVFEITNDISHEIEEILSNLTIEELLKSCQEEEAAVCVSCVGNEEPSIGGMIRASSGLIAERFVQNDLLKAGITTAASTPLLIEGTKELFKEGLTSKVLESAAVAISIYRKDYLAANSTNAMLELGEYIEETTVHKSDDLLKELAKPNVEEAWIEVKVDDKITEVLVKSVDIQVGDIVIVGAGNTIPIDGHIIDGSGSVNQVSMTGEAQPVIKYRGDRVISGTIVEEGRFRIWAEHVGANTATQRIKHYIENSLNEKSSVQLKANKLANKLVPVTLGLAGVSYIFAKDFERVASILQADYSCALKLATPVAFKSTISKAGHNGIMIKGAKSIEALNNADTFVFDKTGTLTAGELEVVNVESYDENWSEDELLNLTASTEEHYFHPVAEAVVKAAVQRGFVHMHHEEVEFIVAHGVKTEVEGKSVVIGSRHFLEDDEKIDFTPFKDKIDDAIKKGKTLLYVGYDKKLLGTIELADELRHNSKEAILKLKKLGVKNIIMLTGDTKQKAQMIASELGITDVRAELLPQDKAKIVKELMKEGKKVAFVGDGINDAPALISAHVGISMSRGADIAKATADISLLKDDIMAVVEAKEYALKTMNLINNNFNATVGINSCILAGATFGLFSPITTAVLHNGTTIGLLLNSIKGVKLKR
- a CDS encoding ankyrin repeat domain-containing protein; translated protein: MSNNHLLNKNLNQQIVANIFSSLVNSEKWNMLLEMFRLKILDINAKDFNGKNALYWAITKNKLEIIKELIALGIKTEVSPNFSAMNYAVYLDNTKVLKCLKNCGLNINEIDDINSTPLIYALLYNKQNSIKYLIENGADLEHEDFLGNSAKNLAHFLKNDYLIKKFQ
- a CDS encoding ABC transporter permease — protein: MLSNAFLIAIKEIKRNLLRSFLTILGIVIGVASVIAMVMIGDGTTANVQQSISKLGTNMLTLRVGQERRGPPREDNSAKPFTEGDISAIKNELQNIKAVAAENSSRMNVVYGNKSNTASVIGTSNDYFIIKDWEVTQGRVFDEHEENSGKSSCIIGTTIVKQLFGDENPIGVNIRLKNISCNVIGVLKSKGAAAFGNDQDEIVIVPLKMFQQKIKGDKDISSILISITDGKYIENAKLEITSLMQERRAVKLEEPDNFHIRDMQDLLSTMTSTTKMLTYLLGSIAGISLLVGGIGIMNIMLVSVTERTREIGTRLAIGAMENEVLLQFLVESIVLATLGGIIGIFLGLGIGYITVNIMDLPFILNSQIILISFVFSTLIGVFFGYFPARKAARLNPIDALRYE
- a CDS encoding ABC transporter ATP-binding protein, with amino-acid sequence MQNSKTIIEFKNIVKTYGTGDAKTYALNGVDLSIKEGEFVAIMGASGSGKSTAMNMIGCLDKPSSGEYLFNGINVENLNRNQMALLRRNFLGFVFQSFNLLGRTSALENVELPLVYRKIPSKQRKEMAIEALTKVGLQSVIYNTPAQLSGGQQQRVAIARAIVSNPLVLLADEPTGNLDSIKSMEIMNLLKKLNEDENITIIMVTHEEEMAAFASRVIYFRDGHIEDSLKKGYK
- a CDS encoding efflux RND transporter periplasmic adaptor subunit; its protein translation is MDTNLKNELENYSNKTSKKKYFFIVLILLLLIGVGYYYFVNNQSKKEQVVSFNTKKVTRGDLSVVVSATGTINPTNSVEIGVEVSGTIKEIFVDFNDEVKVGQLLATLDTRKLQSEVDGQTAALAIANANLKESEVNLRNKKSVYDRTLKMYNSSGGKYPSINELDSTRFAYEAAVSSLEAARAKVEQSSFNLNTAKQNLDKAYVRSSINGIVLNRAVEVGQTLAASMNAPKLFTLAKDLTQMDLIVSIDESDVADIKKDLDVTFSVDAYPNRTFKGKIKQVRLNPITVNGVVTYETVVGVSNEELLLRPGMTATAQIITKQSIDKLIIPNSALRFKPKVQTEQKANTINLVQGPRRPMGERTPKEMGKREFSPIFILDNNQPKHVMVKVLETDGKSTTVESKDLKVDDEVIMSQKSDNAK
- a CDS encoding TolC family protein, with protein sequence MRKIVILPILCSLMFANELELLQEDKKELRKIDKEIIEKKYEASKDEWIGKINLNSSLGKEHDFTYNTTGDMTRSLGLSFSQSIFESGGIEYSIEYARKQLKSDLIAWENQNIALIQAIYETLLAIKKLKLQIEQSDYSLKNKDIELILKRIQYEAGRVDIIELNNAIMSKNNQQKENISLKNSLKEKEYELSKYTSLKSNQIEIIDFEVVDKEKFLKDNLNIRYENSKVELLDTSYKQLKSTYLPKVTLNTNANYRNNQNEDDRQTGSVSLNMTMPIFDITKDSKLEKSKLEVLKQKVNVKDMQNELEYEYEQILTQINSYDEYEKTISENLKLYEDLITANQSSNAAGMSADYDLEILQNTQKINQYDLQINDINRKLQYTKIYFKTKANI
- the exbB gene encoding TonB-system energizer ExbB codes for the protein MDIETLKHMVDYGVIGLLIFMSFIAVWFFIERVIFYKRINIRNYKNKKQLDVALTKHLTIIGTIASNSPYIGLLGTVLAIMLTFMTMGSGDIDAAKIMSSLALALKATAVGLVVAIISMVFYNILGRYAEVLESHYETEEI
- a CDS encoding biopolymer transporter ExbD → MKLKKYDSINVIPFIDVLLVLLAIVLLTSTFITRGIIPISLPNASNADQLKPDKEIILVIQENGELLFEDRVETLENIEKLVLESSKETPIHINTDKNTKFESFVEVLDMLKKNHYTNVSIVTKK